Proteins encoded together in one Lathyrus oleraceus cultivar Zhongwan6 chromosome 5, CAAS_Psat_ZW6_1.0, whole genome shotgun sequence window:
- the LOC127085938 gene encoding transcription elongation factor SPT6 homolog isoform X18 has translation MARVRKKSTPEEDEQEKILRKGKRKLASTVDDDDEEDMDEFEVDGFLVGSDEDKEDSGEEDNPKQTQKKKKRKRSSKNIVLDDDDLELIRENKKKMNDGKLKRLKKTGKVTEPMEQSSDDEGSLNDLFEDVTDDSEDDMSDFIVDEEPAIYGKGDSLRPKKFKGMKHSSSLSKEAKHRSGKSGNDPKNMDVAGEGNSVADSDLPERIQMIEDIVGSIPVDRMSIEEESSWILRQLESNINPFFSEAKSCGLGDSVNREDIVRFLELYHIKKYDIPFIAMYRKEQCPSLLRDGKQDDSESTLLNDGEGKPKLNWHKILWIIKELDIKWLHLQKRKSMLQRYYNKHFEDECQMSFLAEESSFHKQIFDSITNMLEKAETEKEIDDVDMKFNLYFPPADEFLSSGYKRPLMKTYYSDCRKAGLSSLARKIGNPEKFSSLVTLNRVGVASEEDPEESPEEMAAIYTCETFRTSEAVLKGARHMASLMLSCEIPFRKHVRSIFMDKALVSTSPTLKGNIAIDSFHEFAGFKWLKDKPLLKFEDSQWLLIQKGEEEELLKVEIKLPDDAVKELLAIFNDAYLKDSEGTSTQLWNEQRKSIVQDTISSILLPSMEKEARALLNAKAKICSLMKYGMQFWNRISVAPYLNNDNAAAQERGVVACCWGNGKPGTTFVMLDSKGELVDIMHAGSLTLRSQNVNDQQRRKSDQKCVLKFLTIHRPKVIVLGAANATCIRLKEDINEIISMMSEDNFQDVSQEMNGLPAVVLGDEGLPHLYEESEISMSQFPRQYGIVKRAVALGRYLLNPLAMVATLCGVNKEVLSWKLNPLERFLSSDEKMEMIEWIMIDITNQVGIDINMGIRHDWLLAPLLFVSGLGPTKAGVLHRELLGGTDVRNRKDLAKFGLNTKRVFCNAVGFLQVSGDDPNFIDTAGNILDRTRIHPESYSLAEELAKAVVTIHYADANDTQVNAIECIQNEPKLLESFDLNEYADRMETEKGEYKRVTLFDMKMELVHGFNDPRSPYQEPTQEDEFYMVTGETGVALIEGERVQATVRRVLARQAFCVLESGISGVLFKEDFSDDIGDIPLTEKLREGVVLKCKIKLIDKSRCQVNLTCKVSELKSVGDQSFRDMDPYYCQGNFDLLSKQESTDKKDVNKNFLSRKISHPHFQNITADQAKEFLAEKIVGEFIFHPSSRGLCYLTLSLKFFDALYVHKDILEGEKSDDMNSLVELGRTLKVGDEIFESIDKVIELYVNPLVVHLKDLINFRKFKKGTKAEVDELLKHEKEEYPNRIPYGIGISFEHPGVFILSYIRSTNPHHEYIALHPKGFKFRKQIFNNVEQLMAYFQNHINDNVARANDQSKDYNDSGGGRGRGRGRGGGGGSCYKCGESGHMARECTQEGGGGGGGGRGGGGGTCYKCGESGHMARECTQEGGGGGGRGGGGTCYKCGESGHMARECTQEGGGGGGRGGGGTCYKCGESGHMARECTQEGGGGGGRGGGGGGACYKCGESGHMARECTQEGGGGGGRGGGSCYKCGESGHMARECTQEGGGGGGWSSSGGRRGGRGRGRGRGSSYSSFSHDDSVDVNDGGGFGTSNGGSGWGGTGGGSGWGGSGGKSWGGNSTNEESNPEKGGWGVTAADNGGSGNDNSGWSSAHGKNATSSGGESGWGATGGKSWGGNSSNKESNTTEGGWGVTTGSGNETGGTSWGGNSTNKESNATKGGWGVTTGSGNEIGGKSWGGNSTNKESNTAVGSWGVMAGSGNETGGKSWGGNSTNNESNTTGGGWGVTAGSGNETGGKSWGGNSTNKESNTTEGGWGVTAASGNETGGKSWGGNSTNKESNTTEGGWGVTTGSGNETGGKSWGGNSTNKESNTTGGWGVTTGSGNQDSGWSSGHWKNAAPSGGESGWGGTNGGSGWGGTGGSGGKSWGGSSTYEENNTAEGGGSGYGGGGGRGSGRGGGACFKCGESGHMARDCTQEGGGGRGGGGRGGGRGGGACFKCGESGHMARDCTQEGGGGGRGGGRGGGACFKCGESGHMSRECTQNGGGGGGGWGGGGRGGGRGGGVCFKCGESGHMARECTQEGGGGGGRGSGGGGACFKCGESGHMARECTQEGGSGGGGGGRYGGGGGGNCFKCGESGHFARECPSSTS, from the exons ATGGCGAGAGTAAGAAAAAAATCTACTCCCGAAGAAGATGAACAAG AGAAAATCCTAAGGAAAGGGAAACGGAAATTAGCTTCTACTGTTGACGACGATGACG AAGAAGACATGGATGAGTTTGAGGTGGATGGGTTTTTAGTTGGTAGTGATGAAGACAAGGAAGATAGCGGTGAAGAAGATAATCCTAAGCAAACacaaaagaagaaaaagagaaa GAGATCGTCAAAAAACATTGTTCTTGATGACGATGATCTTGAATTGATCCGTGAGAACAAGAAAAAAATG AATGATGGGAAGCTGAAGAGGCTTAAAAAGACTGGCAAAGTTACCGAGCCGATGGAACAATCTTCTGATGATGAAG GATCTCTTAATGATCTTTTCGAAGATGTGACTGATGATTCTGAAGATGATATGTCAGATTTTATAGTGGACGAAGAGCCTGCTATCTATGGGAAGGGAGATTCTCTCAG ACCAAAAAAGTTTAAAGGCATGAAACATTCATCTTCGCTTTCAAAAGAAGCCAAACATAGATCTGGCAAGTCAGGCAATGATCCTAAAAATATGGACGTAGCTGGAGAGGGTAACTCTGTTGCTGATTCAGACTTACCTGAGAGGATACAG ATGATTGAGGACATTGTAGGATCTATTCCAGTTGACAGAATGAGTATTGAAGAAGAAAGTTCTTGGATACTACGCCAACTTGAATCCAACATAAATCCTTTCTTCAGTGAGGCCAAATCCTGTGGACTAGGTGATTCAGTAAATAGAGAGGATATTGTTAGGTTCTTGGAATTGTATCATATAAAGAAATATGAT ATTCCGTTTATTGCCATGTACCGTAAAGAACAATGCCCCAGTCTTCTGAGAGATGGTAAACAGGATGACTCAGAAAGCACATTATTGAATGATGGTGAGGGAAAACCTAAACTGAACTGGCACAAG ATACTCTGGATAATCAAGGAATTGGACATAAAATGGTTACATCTTCAGAAACGAAAGAGCATGCTCCAAAGATACTATAACAAACATTTTGAGGATGAATGCCAAATGTCTTTCCTTGCCGAGGAATCCAGTTTCCACAAGCAGATTTTTGACTCGATCACCAATATGCTCGAGAAGGCTGAAACAGAGAAAGAGATTGATGATGTTGATATGAAGTTTAATTTGTATTTTCCACCAGCTGATGAGTTCTTAAGTAGTGGTTATAAAAGGCCTCTGATGAAGACATACTATTCCGATTGCAGAAAGGCAGGATTATCTTCACTTGCTAGGAAAATTGGAAATCCTGAGAAATTTAGTTCTCTAGTTACTCTTAACAGAGTG GGAGTTGCCAGTGAAGAAGATCCAGAGGAATCTCCAGAGGAGATGGCTGCAATATATACATGTGAAACTTTTCGAACTTCCGAAGCCGTACTTAAAGGCGCCAGGCACATG gCTTCCTTGATGTTAAGCTGTGAGATACCTTTCAGGAAACATGTCCGCAGCATATTTATGGATAAGGCTTTAGTATCAACTAGCCCTACATTGAAAGGAAATATAGCAATAGATTCCTTTCATGAATTTGCTGGGTTTAAGTGGCTGAAGGACAAACCTCTCTTGAAGTTTGAGGATTCTCAGTGGCTTCTCATTCAGAAGGGTGAAGAAGAGGAACTTCTTAAAGTTGAAATAAAGTTGCCTGATGATGCTGTAAAGGAGTTGTTGGCGATCTTCAACGATGCTTATCTCAAAGACTCTGAAGGAACATCTACTCAACTTTGGAATGAGCAGCGTAAATCAATCGTGCAGGATACTATTTCAAGCATTCTTTTGCCATCTATGGAGAAGGAAGCACGTGCGTTGTTAAATGCTAAGGCCAAAATCTGCTCATTAATGAAGTATGGGATGCAGTTTTGGAACAGAATCTCTGTGGCACCGTATCTAAACAATGACAATGCTGCTGCACAAGAGCGGGGAGTAGTGGCTTGTTGCTGGGGAAATGGTAAGCCAGGTACCACATTTGTCATGTTGGATTCTAAAGGCGAGTTGGTTGATATAATGCATGCCGGGTCACTGACACTGCGATCTCAGAATGTCAATGATCAGCAGCGCAGAAAAAGTGACCAGAAGTGTGTCCTCAAGTTCCTAACAATTCATCGACCAAAGGTTATTGTACTAGGAGCTGCCAATGCGACCTGTATAAGGTTGAAGGAGGACATCAATGAG ATTATTTCCATGATGTCTGAGGACAATTTTCAAGACGTCAGTCAAGAGATGAATGGACTACCAGCAGTTGTATTGGGGGACGAAGGCTTGCCACATCTCTATGAAGAGTCAGAGATATCAATGAGCCAGTTCCCCAGACAATATG GCATTGTAAAGAGAGCTGTGGCCCTTGGACGTTACCTTCTAAATCCACTGGCAATGGTTGCAACTCTCTGTGGAGTCAATAAAGAGGTATTGTCTTGGAAATTAAACCCTCTGGAGAGATTCCTATCAAGTGATGAGAAAATGGAGATGATAGAATGGATCATGATAGATATTACTAACCAAGTAGGTATAGACATAAATATGGGAATTAGACATGACTGGCTGTTGGCACCGTTGCTGTTTGTTTCTGGTCTTGGACCCACGAAAGCTGGTGTTTTGCACCGAGAACTACTTGGAGGTACAGATGTGAGAAATCGGAAGGACTTGGCTAAATTTGGACTGAACACAAAAAGGGTTTTCTGCAATGCTGTTGGTTTTTTACAGGTTTCTGGTGATGACCCAAATTTTATTGATACTGCTGGCAATATCCTTGACCGTACGAGAATTCATCCAGAGTCATATAGTCTTGCTGAGGAATTAGCTAAAGCTGTTGTTACTATACATTATGCTGATGCCAATGATACCCAAGTGAATGCAATTGAATGTATTCAAAATGAACCAAAACTGCTAGAGAGTTTTGATCTAAATGAATATGCTGATAGAATGGAAACTGAAAAAGGTGAATACAAAAGAGTTACTCTTTTTGACATGAAGATGGAACTAGTCCATGGATTTAATGATCCCAGAAGTCCTTATCAGGAACCGACTCAAGAGGATGAGTTCTACATGGTAACTGGAGAAACAGGGGTTGCACTGATTGAAGGAGAAAGAGTTCAGGCAACAGTTCGCCGTGTGCTGGCTCGTCAGGCATTCTGTGTGCTTGAATCTGGAATATCTGGAGTACTGTTTAAGGAGGACTTTTCAGATGATATTGGGGATATACCATTGACTGAAAAATTGCGTGAAGGCGTTGTGCTGAAATGCAAGATCAAACTAATTGATAAGAGTAGATGCCAGGTTAATCTGACATGTAAAGTGAGTGAATTGAAGAGTGTTGGTGATCAAAGTTTCCGCGACATGGATCCCTATTATTGTCAAGGAAACTTCGACTTGCTAAGTAAACAAGAGTCAACAGACAAAAAGGATGTAAATAAAAATTTCTTGTCGAGAAAAATTTCTCATCCCCATTTTCAGAATATAACTGCAGATCAGGCAAAGGAG TTCCTTGCAGAGAAGATCGTTGGGGAATTTATCTTCCACCCAAGTTCAAGGGGTCTATGTTATTTGACCCTATCTCTTAAATTTTTTGACGCACTTTATGTGCACAAAGACATTTTGGAAGGTGAGAAGAGTGATGATATGAATAGCTTGGTTGAACTTGGAAGGACATTAAAAGTAGGAGATGAAATATTTGAGAGCATAGATAAG GTTATTGAACTCTATGTCAACCCATTGGTAGTTCATCTGAAAGATTTGATTAATTTCCGAAAATTTAAAAAGGGCACCAAAGCGGAAGTTGACGAACTATTGAAACACGAGAAGGAGGAATATCCAAACAGGATACCATATGGCATTGGCATTTCGTTTGAGCATCCTGGGGTTTTTATATTGTCTTACATTAGAAGTACAAATCCACATCATGAGTATATTGCTCTCCATCCAAAAGGATTCAAATTCAGGAAGCAAATATTCAACAATGTTGAGCAGCTGATGGCATATTTCCAAAATCATATCAATGATAATGTTGCACGAGCAAATGACCAATCAAAAG ATTACAATGACAGTGGGGGTGGCCGCGGCCGCGGTCGTGGTCGTGGCGGGGGTGGTGGTTCATGCTACAAATGTGGTGAGTCGGGTCACATGGCTAGGGAGTGCACTCAGGAGGGTGGTGGAGGTGGAGGTGGAGGGAGGGGCGGTGGTGGTGGAACATGCTACAAATGTGGTGAGTCAGGTCACATGGCTAGGGAATGCACGCAAGAGGGTGGTGGAGGTGGAGGGAGGGGTGGCGGTGGAACATGCTACAAATGTGGTGAGTCAGGTCACATGGCTAGGGAATGCACTCAAGAGGGTGGCGGAGGTGGAGGAAGGGGTGGTGGTGGAACATGCTACAAATGTGGTGAGTCGGGTCATATGGCTAGGGAATGCACTCAGGAGGGTGGCGGAGGTGGAGGGAGAGGCGGCGGTGGTGGCGGAGCATGTTACAAATGTGGTGAGTCAGGTCACATGGCTAGGGAATGCACTCAAGAGGGCGGTGGAGGTGGAGGGAGGGGAGGTGGTTCATGCTACAAATGTGGTGAGTCAGGTCACATGGCTAGGGAATGCACTCAAGAGGGTGGTGGAGGTGGAGGGTGGAGCAGCAGTGGTGGGCGAAGAGGTGGAAGAGGCCGTGGCCGTGGACGTGGTTCTAGCTATAGCTCTTTCTCTCATGATGATAGCGTTGATGTCAACGATGGTGGTGGGTTTGGTACTTCAAATGGTGGGAGTGGATGGGGAGGAACTGGTGGTGGGAGTGGATGGGGAGGGAGTGGTGGTAAAAGTTGGGGTGGAAATAGTACTAATGAAGAAAGCAATCCCGAAAAAGGTGGTTGGGGGGTCACAGCTGCCGATAATGGTGGATCTGGAAATGATAATTCTGGATGGAGTTCCGCTCATGGGAAGAATGCAACCTCTTCTGGTGGTGAGAGTGGATGGGGAGCAACTGGTGGTAAAAGTTGGGGTGGAAATAGTTCTAACAAAGAAAGCAATACAACAGAAGGTGGTTGGGGAGTCACAACTGGATCGGGAAATGAAACAGGTGGTACAAGTTGGGGTGGAAATAGTACTAACAAAGAGAGCAATGCAACAAAAGGTGGTTGGGGAGTCACAACTGGATCTGGAAATGAAATTGGTGGTAAAAGTTGGGGTGGAAATAGTACTAACAAAGAGAGCAATACAGCAGTAGGTAGTTGGGGAGTCATGGCTGGATCTGGAAATGAAACTGGGGGTAAAAGTTGGGGTGGTAATAGTACTAACAATGAAAGCAATACAACAGGAGGTGGTTGGGGAGTCACGGCTGGATCTGGAAATGAAACTGGTGGTAAAAGTTGGGGTGGAAATAGTACTAACAAAGAAAGCAATACAACAGAAG GTGGTTGGGGAGTCACGGCTGCATCTGGAAATGAAACTGGTGGTAAAAGTTGGGGTGGAAATAGTACTAACAAAGAAAGCAATACAACAGAAGGTGGTTGGGGAGTCACAACTGGATCTGGAAATGAAACTGGTGGTAAAAGTTGGGGTGGAAATAGTACTAACAAAGAAAGCAATACAACAGGTGGTTGGGGAGTCACAACTGGATCTGGAAATCAAGATTCTGGATGGAGTTCTGGTCATTGGAAGAATGCAGCTCCTTCTGGTGGTGAGAGTGGATGGGGAGGGACTAATGGGGGAAGTGGATGGGGAGGTACTGGAGGGAGTGGGGGTAAAAGTTGGGGTGGAAGTAGTACATATGAAGAAAATAATACAGCAGAAGGCGGAGGCAGTGGCTATGGAGGCGGTGGTGGACGAGGAAGTGGACGAGGTGGTGGGGCGTGTTTCAAGTGTGGTGAATCGGGTCACATGGCTAGGGACTGCACCCAAGAGGGAGGTGGAGGGAGGGGTGGTGGTGGACGGGGAGGTGGTAGAGGTGGTGGGGCGTGCTTCAAATGTGGTGAATCAGGTCACATGGCTAGGGACTGCACCCAAGAGGGTGGTGGAGGTGGACGAGGAGGCGGAAGAGGTGGTGGGGCGTGCTTCAAGTGTGGTGAGTCGGGTCACATGTCTAGGGAATGCACCCAGAATGGTGGTGGAGGTGGAGGAGGATGGGGAGGCGGTGGACGAGGAGGCGGAAGAGGTGGTGGCGTGTGCTTCAAGTGTGGTGAGTCAGGGCACATGGCTAGGGAATGCACCCAGGAGGGTGGAGGAGGTGGAGGGAGGGGTAGTGGCGGTGGTGGAGCATGCTTCAAATGTGGCGAGTCTGGTCACATGGCTAGGGAATGCACCCAAGAGGGTGGCAGTGGCGGAGGTGGTGGAGGGAGGTATGGGGGCGGCGGCGGTGGAAACTGTTTCAAATGTGGGGAGTCTGGGCATTTTGCGAGAGAATGCCCATCCAGCACTAGTTGA